From Methylobacterium radiodurans, a single genomic window includes:
- a CDS encoding DUF6894 family protein, which translates to MPVFYFDVRARGRLEADETGLELASAEAAYLEACAAIPGLTADLLRTGEHPCGYALVVADEAGRLLFEIPFHEILGRSRRV; encoded by the coding sequence ATGCCGGTGTTCTACTTCGACGTGCGCGCCCGAGGGCGCTTGGAGGCCGACGAGACCGGCCTTGAACTCGCGAGCGCCGAGGCGGCCTACCTTGAGGCTTGCGCCGCTATCCCCGGCTTGACGGCCGATCTCCTGCGCACCGGGGAGCACCCATGCGGGTACGCTCTCGTGGTGGCCGACGAGGCGGGGCGCCTTTTGTTCGAGATCCCGTTCCACGAGATCCTAGGCCGGTCTCGAAGGGTCTAG
- a CDS encoding zinc ribbon domain-containing protein has translation MTASAARTVEQPGRNVRQKSGLNRDIPDQGWGGFARQLAYKQDWRGGWLIRMPAANTSRTCPGCGHIDAANRPSRAVSRCVACGHAGNADDMAAINVERAGPARLARGDTSPAGASAGEPPRRCRSSRPDTR, from the coding sequence ATGACGGCGAGCGCGGCCAGGACGGTGGAACAGCCAGGGCGGAACGTCCGGCAGAAGTCTGGGCTGAACAGGGACATCCCGGATCAGGGCTGGGGCGGGTTCGCGCGCCAGCTCGCCTACAAGCAGGATTGGCGCGGCGGATGGCTCATCCGGATGCCGGCGGCCAACACCAGCCGGACTTGCCCGGGGTGCGGGCACATCGACGCGGCGAACCGGCCGAGCCGGGCCGTGTCCCGCTGCGTGGCGTGCGGGCACGCGGGCAACGCCGACGACATGGCGGCGATCAACGTCGAAAGGGCGGGCCCCGCCCGCTTGGCCCGTGGAGACACTTCGCCTGCAGGGGCGTCGGCCGGGGAACCGCCGAGGCGATGTCGGTCCTCGCGGCCTGACACACGGTAG
- a CDS encoding deoxyribodipyrimidine photo-lyase — protein sequence MIQPTRIKPLNDLPAREGAHVLYWMGLSQRARFNPALEYAVEEANRLGLPVLVCYGIAEGFPEVNARHWAFLLEGMAEVGPALARRGIAYVARRQPPVETALLYAADAALVVCDRNYLKPVRRFYADFAARAPCRVVQVEGEVVVPVETASPKHEVAARTLRPKIRRLLAEYLVPLEERPVAHRADHLSFESTLDLSNVPKLVASLRADQGVRPVRRFKGGTSHAEATLSHYLDARFNHYAQVRGRPEAGAASHMSPYLHFGQISPVDIALRVQSASTGGEDDKTAYLEELIVRRELAMNHVFYEPNYDSYEAVPAWARKTLDAHRGDKRPYLYTPEQFERGETHDRYWNAAMMEMRETGYMHNHMRMYWGKKILEWSASPEEAFETALQLNNKFFIDGRDANSFTNVTWLFGLHDRPWGPRPVYGNVRSLGAATLKKFDADGYVREVERLAAAERA from the coding sequence ATGATCCAGCCGACCCGCATCAAGCCGCTCAACGACCTCCCCGCGCGGGAAGGCGCCCACGTCCTGTACTGGATGGGCTTGTCGCAGCGCGCCCGCTTCAACCCGGCCCTGGAGTACGCGGTCGAGGAGGCCAACCGGCTCGGGCTGCCGGTACTAGTCTGCTATGGCATCGCCGAAGGCTTCCCGGAGGTGAACGCCCGACACTGGGCCTTCCTCCTGGAAGGGATGGCCGAGGTCGGCCCAGCGCTCGCCAGGCGCGGCATCGCCTACGTCGCGCGTCGGCAGCCGCCGGTCGAGACCGCGCTGCTCTACGCGGCGGACGCCGCGCTCGTGGTCTGCGACCGCAACTACCTGAAGCCGGTGCGGCGCTTCTACGCCGATTTCGCCGCCCGAGCGCCCTGCCGGGTGGTGCAGGTCGAAGGAGAGGTTGTGGTGCCCGTCGAGACCGCCTCGCCCAAGCACGAGGTCGCGGCCCGCACCCTGCGGCCCAAGATCCGCCGGCTCCTGGCCGAGTACCTCGTGCCGCTGGAGGAACGGCCGGTCGCTCACCGTGCCGACCACCTCAGCTTCGAGAGCACGCTCGACCTCTCGAACGTGCCGAAGCTCGTGGCCAGCCTGAGGGCCGACCAGGGCGTGCGGCCGGTGCGCCGCTTCAAGGGCGGCACGTCCCACGCCGAGGCGACGCTGAGCCACTACCTCGATGCCCGCTTCAACCACTACGCCCAGGTGCGTGGCCGGCCGGAGGCAGGCGCGGCCTCGCACATGAGCCCCTACCTGCACTTCGGTCAGATCTCGCCCGTGGACATCGCGCTGAGGGTGCAGTCTGCAAGCACGGGCGGCGAGGACGACAAGACGGCCTACCTGGAGGAGCTCATCGTCCGGCGCGAGCTCGCGATGAACCACGTCTTCTACGAGCCGAACTACGACAGCTACGAGGCGGTCCCAGCGTGGGCGCGCAAGACGCTCGACGCGCACCGGGGCGACAAGCGGCCCTATCTCTACACGCCCGAGCAGTTCGAGCGCGGCGAGACGCACGACCGCTACTGGAACGCGGCGATGATGGAGATGCGCGAGACCGGCTACATGCACAACCACATGCGCATGTACTGGGGCAAGAAGATCCTGGAGTGGTCAGCCTCGCCCGAGGAGGCGTTCGAGACGGCGCTGCAGCTCAACAACAAGTTCTTCATCGACGGGCGCGACGCGAACTCCTTCACCAACGTGACGTGGCTCTTCGGCCTTCACGACCGGCCCTGGGGCCCGCGTCCGGTATACGGCAACGTACGCTCGCTCGGTGCCGCGACCCTCAAGAAGTTCGACGCCGACGGCTACGTGCGCGAGGTCGAGCGCCTCGCCGCCGCCGAGCGTGCCTGA
- a CDS encoding hybrid sensor histidine kinase/response regulator, which translates to MADRIRGHDWAATPLGPVEAWPASLVTAVGIALGGVTPMAVFWGPDLVVLHNDAWAAVVGDKHPGALGRPAREVFPEAWDTLGPQFERALSGGGGVEVQDQRLVLDRRDGPEDAWFTYALSPVAGPDGTIAGVFNVAQETTRRVRAAAGLTASEERFRSFAENSADVLWIADPAGNRLEYLSPAYERVWGDRRELVMDDLGRWASLVHPEDRERAYVAMPRLLAGETLTVEYRIVRPDGCVRYIRDTGFPIRDAGGRLRRIGGIAQDVTAEHAREEALRASEEQFRVFAQAMPSHVWAARPDGQLYWFNEQVYAYSGAAAGTLDGTAWTGIVHPDEREEVERAWRRSHSTGGDYETEFRIRRADGAYRWFLVRGKPVRGGNGAVARWVGTCTDIDDRKRVMADLVRFNEALEVRIAERTAEHDRVWRNSRDLLVVVGVDGVFRAVNPAWRTILGYEPAEVVGRSYLEFIWPEDRVVTRTALAYAASNDDLTAFENRYRHRDGTPRWISWHTATEGDVVYAYGRDVTAEKERASALAQAEEALRQSQKLEAIGQLTGGVAHDFNNLLTIIRSSVDFLRRPDLAEARKARYLDAVSDTVDRAAKLTGQLLSFARRQALKPEAFDVAGCLRGVAEMLDTVTGARISVVPELSDAACFVRADRSQFETALVNMAVNARDAMDGEGTLTLRLACGVGKPAIRGHAPASGPFAAVSLTDTGSGIPPEVVGRIFEPFFTTKDVGKGTGLGLSQVFGFAKQSGGDVDVVSAPGRGSTFTLYLPETWPCASGEPRPTEPEAASGGTGQRVLVVEDNVEVGRFATQILEDLGYETTWAANADEALALLGQDGSGFDAVFSDVVMPGMNGVELAREIRRRFPGLPVVLASGYSHVLAQEGGHGFELLHKPYSAGQISRVLQRVTRRSPAP; encoded by the coding sequence ATGGCCGACCGCATCCGGGGACACGACTGGGCCGCGACCCCGCTCGGGCCCGTCGAGGCTTGGCCCGCGTCACTGGTCACCGCCGTCGGCATCGCGCTCGGCGGCGTTACCCCGATGGCGGTCTTCTGGGGACCCGACCTCGTCGTCCTCCACAACGATGCCTGGGCCGCGGTCGTCGGCGACAAGCATCCCGGGGCGCTGGGCCGGCCGGCGCGCGAGGTGTTCCCCGAGGCGTGGGACACCCTCGGGCCCCAGTTCGAAAGGGCGCTCTCCGGCGGGGGCGGCGTCGAGGTGCAGGACCAGCGCCTCGTCCTCGACCGCCGCGACGGGCCCGAGGACGCCTGGTTCACCTACGCCCTCAGCCCGGTCGCCGGACCCGACGGTACGATCGCCGGCGTCTTCAACGTGGCGCAGGAGACGACGAGGCGCGTTCGCGCCGCGGCCGGGCTGACCGCCAGCGAGGAGCGTTTCCGCAGCTTCGCCGAGAACTCCGCCGACGTGCTCTGGATCGCCGACCCCGCGGGCAACCGGCTGGAGTACCTGAGCCCCGCCTACGAGCGGGTCTGGGGTGACCGGCGCGAGCTCGTCATGGACGACCTCGGGCGCTGGGCCTCGCTCGTGCACCCCGAGGACCGGGAGCGCGCCTACGTGGCCATGCCGCGCCTCCTCGCAGGCGAGACGCTCACGGTTGAGTACCGCATCGTGCGTCCGGACGGGTGCGTCCGGTACATCCGTGACACCGGCTTCCCCATACGTGACGCCGGGGGCCGGCTCCGGCGCATCGGCGGCATCGCGCAGGACGTGACCGCCGAGCACGCCCGGGAGGAGGCGCTCCGCGCGAGCGAGGAGCAGTTCCGCGTCTTCGCCCAGGCCATGCCGAGCCACGTCTGGGCCGCCCGCCCCGACGGCCAGCTCTACTGGTTCAACGAGCAGGTTTACGCCTACAGCGGCGCGGCCGCCGGGACGCTCGACGGCACCGCCTGGACCGGCATCGTCCACCCGGACGAACGGGAGGAGGTCGAGCGAGCATGGCGGCGGTCCCACTCGACGGGCGGAGACTACGAGACCGAGTTCCGCATCCGCCGCGCAGACGGCGCCTACCGTTGGTTCCTGGTCCGCGGCAAGCCGGTGCGCGGCGGGAACGGCGCCGTCGCGCGGTGGGTCGGGACCTGTACCGACATCGACGACCGTAAGCGCGTCATGGCCGACCTCGTCCGCTTCAACGAGGCGTTGGAGGTGCGCATCGCCGAGCGCACGGCCGAGCACGACCGGGTCTGGCGCAACTCGCGCGACCTGCTCGTGGTGGTCGGCGTCGACGGCGTCTTCCGAGCGGTGAACCCGGCATGGCGGACGATTCTGGGCTACGAGCCGGCCGAGGTGGTGGGCCGGAGCTACCTGGAGTTCATCTGGCCCGAGGACCGTGTCGTCACGCGCACGGCCCTCGCCTACGCGGCCTCAAACGACGACCTGACCGCCTTCGAGAACCGATACCGGCATCGGGACGGCACGCCGCGCTGGATCTCCTGGCATACGGCAACCGAGGGCGACGTGGTCTACGCCTACGGGCGCGACGTCACCGCCGAGAAGGAGAGGGCCTCGGCGCTGGCCCAGGCCGAGGAGGCGCTGCGCCAGTCGCAGAAGCTGGAGGCCATCGGGCAATTGACCGGGGGCGTGGCCCACGACTTCAACAACCTGCTGACCATCATCCGCTCGTCCGTCGACTTCCTGCGCCGGCCCGACCTGGCCGAGGCGCGCAAGGCCCGCTACCTCGACGCGGTCTCCGACACGGTGGACCGCGCCGCCAAGCTCACCGGGCAGCTCCTCTCCTTCGCAAGGCGGCAGGCGCTCAAGCCCGAGGCGTTCGACGTTGCCGGGTGCCTGCGCGGCGTGGCCGAGATGCTCGACACCGTCACCGGCGCCCGTATCAGCGTCGTGCCCGAGCTCTCCGACGCCGCCTGCTTCGTGCGGGCCGACCGCAGCCAGTTCGAGACCGCGCTCGTCAACATGGCGGTGAACGCGCGCGACGCAATGGACGGTGAGGGCACGCTGACCCTGCGCCTGGCCTGCGGAGTCGGCAAGCCAGCCATCCGCGGACACGCCCCGGCATCCGGCCCCTTCGCCGCCGTGTCCCTGACCGACACCGGGTCCGGTATCCCGCCGGAGGTGGTCGGGCGCATCTTCGAGCCGTTCTTCACCACCAAGGACGTCGGCAAGGGAACCGGCCTCGGGCTGAGCCAGGTGTTCGGCTTCGCCAAGCAGTCGGGTGGCGACGTCGACGTCGTGAGCGCGCCCGGGCGCGGCTCGACCTTCACCCTCTACCTGCCCGAAACCTGGCCCTGCGCCTCCGGGGAGCCCCGTCCCACCGAGCCGGAAGCCGCCTCCGGCGGGACGGGCCAGCGCGTCCTGGTCGTCGAGGACAACGTCGAGGTCGGGCGCTTCGCCACCCAGATCCTGGAGGATCTCGGCTACGAGACGACGTGGGCGGCGAACGCCGATGAGGCGCTGGCGCTGCTTGGTCAGGACGGCTCCGGCTTCGACGCGGTGTTCTCGGACGTGGTGATGCCGGGCATGAACGGTGTCGAGCTCGCGCGCGAGATCCGGCGCCGCTTCCCTGGCCTGCCGGTGGTGCTGGCCTCCGGCTACAGCCACGTGCTCGCCCAAGAAGGCGGCCACGGCTTCGAGCTTCTGCACAAGCCTTACTCGGCCGGGCAGATCTCCCGCGTCCTGCAACGTGTCACCCGCCGTTCCCCTGCGCCGTGA